One Panicum virgatum strain AP13 chromosome 3N, P.virgatum_v5, whole genome shotgun sequence DNA segment encodes these proteins:
- the LOC120667867 gene encoding putative cyclin-dependent kinase F-2 gives MYAVAPAKSTATAEEVGSAGAELVAARETSAVGDRLAAVCDMIEELRDAGTPIIARRAAAISAMIDDVAATAAEGRPRTGRRKRLMGSACRYEEVCRLGEGGFGVVAKARHRATGQVVAVKSLIKSSDDDDQDDGVCDLLREACFMAACQGEPSHVGLHGVARAPGTRDYSLVMDFVGPTTLCDVMGRDGPFPEANVRRMMRQLLAGAEAMHRHGIVHRDIKPLNILVGDGGALKICNFGGAKYVGEQDPPYQVIGTIAYMAPEALLENPDHDTLVDSWSLGCVMADLIADDLLFPGVEDDDMKGQLCRIFEVLGLPGKRAWQSLKPSPELADEVQRWRARQRRVGHRNRLRGLFPEELLSKGGFEVLQGLLTCDPKKRLTAAAALRCRWFTDNVDDDPVFIPAAAPAVSKAGAAMATTVWSHVVACVGRALGLLRPKALLNLIM, from the coding sequence ATGTACGCCGTTGCGCCCGCtaagtccaccgccaccgcggaaGAAGTCGGCTCCGCCGGTGCCGAGCTTGTCGCCGCGAGGGAGACGAGCGCCGTCGGCGACCGGCTCGCGGCCGTCTGCGACATGATCGAGGAGCTTCGCGACGCGGGGACACCCATCATCGCCAGGCGCGCTGCCGCCATCTCCGCCATGATCGACGACGTCGCCGCGACGGCCGCCGAGGGGAGGCCGAGGACCGGTCGGCGGAAGCGGCTCATGGGCAGCGCCTGCCGGTACGAGGAGGTCTGCCGGCTCGGCGAGGGCGGCTTCGGCGTCGTCGCAAAggcgcgccaccgcgccacgGGCCAGGTCGTCGCCGTGAAGTCTCTAATAAagagcagcgacgacgacgaccaagACGACGGCGTCTGCGACCTCCTGCGGGAGGCCTGCTTCATGGCGGCCTGCCAGGGCGAGCCCTCGCACGTCGGCCTCCACGGCGTGGCGCGCGCGCCGGGCACGAGGGACTACTCCCTCGTCATGGACTTCGTCGGGCCGACGACCCTCTGCGACGTCATGGGGCGGGACGGGCCGTTCCCGGAGGCCAACGTGCGCCGCATGATGCGGCagctgctcgccggcgccgaaGCGATGCACAGGCACGGGATCGTGCACCGGGACATCAAGCCCCTGAACATCCTCGTCGGTGACGGCGGCGCCCTGAAGATCTGCAATTTCGGGGGAGCCAAGTACGTGGGCGAGCAGGACCCACCGTACCAGGTGATCGGGACGATAGCTTACATGGCGCCGGAGGCGTTGCTGGAGAACCCGGACCACGACACGCTCGTGGACTCGTGGTCACTCGGCTGCGTCATGGCGGACCTCATCGCCGATGACTTGCTGTTCCCAGGGGTAGAGGACGACGACATGAAGGGCCAGCTCTGCCGGATCTTCGAAGTGCTCGGCCTGCCGGGCAAGAGGGCGTGGCAGTCACTGAAGCCCAGCCCGGAGCTGGCCGACGAGGTGCAGCGGTGGAGGGCGCGGCAGCGACGGGTGGGGCACCGCAACAGGCTCCGCGGCCTGTTCCCGGAGGAGCTTCTTTCCAAGGGCGGATTCGAGGTGCTCCAAGGGCTCCTGACCTGTGATCCCAAGAAGCGACTGACTGCGGCGGCCGCACTCCGGTGCCGGTGGTTCACCGACAACGTTGACGATGATCCTGTCTTCatccctgctgctgctcccgctgTTTCGAAGGCCGGCGCTGCCATGGCCACGACGGTGTGGTCGCATGTCGTGGCATGTGTCGGACGGGCGCTAGGATTGCTTAGGCCGAAGGCTCTGTTGAACTTGATCATGTAA